GGCGTTCGGGGCGAGTGCGATCTCGTTCTTCGTCATGGCTTCATGATCTTCCGCCGGACCGGCGCGCCGACAGCGGCAACCGGGACCCGAACCGATGGGATCCTGCCAGAATGGCAGCATGCATCGTGTCGCCGTCGTCGTCCAGCCCGGGATCCGCAGCTTCGACCTCGCCGTCATCACCGAGGTCTGGGGACCCGACCGCAGCCACCTGGGCGTCCCGCGCTTCGAGCTGCGCCGGTGCGCCGTGGACACCGGGCCGATCGCACTGCCCGGCGGGCTGACCCTGGCCCCCGACGGGCCGCTCGACTGGCTCGCCGAGGCCGATCTCGTCGTCGTGCCGGCGCTGGCCGAACCCGCCGCCCCGACGCCCGGGCCGGTCCTCGCCGCCCTGCGGGACGCGCACGCCCGGGGCGTGCCGATCGCCGCACTGTGCGCGGGAGCGTTCATCCTCGCGGAGGCGGGCCTGCTGGCGGGCCGCCGGGCCGTGACCCACTGGTCGCTGGCGCCGCAGCTCGCCGCGCGCCACCCGTCCGTGCTGGTCGAGGACGCCCCGCTGTACGTGGAGGACGGCGGGCTGTGGACCTCCGCGGGGGTGGCCTCCGGGATCGACCTCTGTCTGCACCTCGTACGGGAGGCCCACGGCGCGGAGGCCGCCGCCGCCATCGCGCGGTCCATGGTGACGGGCCCGTTCCGCACCGGCGGCCACGCCCAGTACCTGGACCGGCCCACCCCGGCGGCGGACCGGACCGCCGAGGCCCTGGCGGCCGTACGGGAGCGGGCCCTGCGCCATCTGCACGAGCCGCTGTCCGTGGCCACGCTGGCCCGCTGGGCGGGGATGTCCCCGCGCTCCTTCGCCCGCCATTTCCTCGCCGCCACCGGGACCACCCCGCACCGCTGGATCCTCGGCCACCGCCTGGACGAGGCCCGCAAGCTCCTGGAGCGCACGGACCATCCGGTTCCGGAAGTGGCCCGGCGCGCGGGCTTCGCCAGCGAGGTCACGTTCCGCCAGCACTTCACCTCGTCCATGGGCCTCAGCCCCCGTGCGTACCGCAGTGCGGCGATCGCCACACCAGCAGCCCCGCCCAAATCCCGGTGACAGTGTTAGAAATGGCTCATGACCGGACGTTTGGGTCGACCCAGGGGATCCCCGCCCCGGCAGCCGATCGGGCGGGACCCCGGCCTGCCGCCGCGCCTCTCCCTGGGTGCCCGCAGTGTCGCCGGTCAGGTCTTCGCGCTCCAGGCGTTCATCGTGGTGCTGCTGATCGCGGCCGCCTCGCTGGCCCTCGTGTTCCAGGAGCGGTACGACACCGAGCGCGATGCGCGCCACCGCTCCCTCGCGGCCGCGGAGGCCTTCGCGCACGCCCCCGGCCTCCCCGAGGCCCTCGTGGCGCCCAACCCGACGCGTGCGCTGCAGCCCCTGGCCGAGGCCGCCCGGCGGGGCTCGGGCGTCGATTTCATCGCCGTGATGGCGCCCGACGGGCTGCGCTACACCGACTCCCGGCCGGACCTGATCGGCAAACGGGCCACCGGCGACCTCTCGCGGGCCGTCGGCGGGCAGTCCTTCACCGAGGTGTTCAAGGGTTCGCCCAGCGATGCGGTCCGCGCCGTGGTCCCCGTACGGGACGCGAGCGGGACGGTCGTCGGCCTGGTCGGCACCGGCATCGAGGTCGCCAAGGTCTCCGACGTGGTCGAGGGCCAGCTGCCGCTGCTGCTCGGCGCCACGGCGGGCGCGCTGCTGCTCGGCACGGGCGGCGCCGCCCTGGTCAGCCGCCGATTGCGGCGCCAGACCCGAGGCCTGGGCGAGGCCGAGATGGCCCGGATCAACGAGCACCACGAGGCGGTCCTGCACGCGGTCCGCGAGGGCGTCCTGATCATCGGCGCCGACCAGCGGCTGCTGCTCGCCAACGACGAGGCCCGGCGGCTGCTGAACCTGCCGCCCGACGCCGAGCAGCGCCATGTGGGCGAGCTGGGCCTCGACCCGCGCACCACCTCGCTGCTGGTGTCCGGGCGGGTC
The Streptomyces sp. NBC_01296 DNA segment above includes these coding regions:
- a CDS encoding GlxA family transcriptional regulator gives rise to the protein MHRVAVVVQPGIRSFDLAVITEVWGPDRSHLGVPRFELRRCAVDTGPIALPGGLTLAPDGPLDWLAEADLVVVPALAEPAAPTPGPVLAALRDAHARGVPIAALCAGAFILAEAGLLAGRRAVTHWSLAPQLAARHPSVLVEDAPLYVEDGGLWTSAGVASGIDLCLHLVREAHGAEAAAAIARSMVTGPFRTGGHAQYLDRPTPAADRTAEALAAVRERALRHLHEPLSVATLARWAGMSPRSFARHFLAATGTTPHRWILGHRLDEARKLLERTDHPVPEVARRAGFASEVTFRQHFTSSMGLSPRAYRSAAIATPAAPPKSR